One Phycisphaerae bacterium RAS2 DNA window includes the following coding sequences:
- the mtnP gene encoding S-methyl-5'-thioadenosine phosphorylase, with product MTKPIIGLIGGTGLGKALEAEVRGESIQVETPFGKPSGPIVRGQWEGAEIAFLARHGPGHVFSPTAVPYRANIYALKSVGVTHVIASGATGSLREEIRPRDLVVVDQAIDRTSRRASTYFDEPGLVAHVDFSEPFCPRLRKAILESASDADVTVHDGGTYVCMEGPAFSTVAESRMHRSWGGDLIGMTCMPEAKLAREAEMCYALIALPTDYDCWRPHDPNVSKTALIQEILHNVEEATARCIALIRSALGGMAHRNVPPCECHNALESSIWTHRESVTKATRDRLGILISKYIK from the coding sequence ATGACCAAGCCAATTATCGGCCTGATCGGCGGCACGGGACTGGGTAAGGCATTGGAAGCCGAGGTGCGCGGGGAATCGATTCAGGTCGAGACGCCATTCGGCAAACCCAGCGGTCCGATTGTTCGGGGGCAGTGGGAGGGCGCCGAGATCGCCTTTCTCGCGCGACATGGACCGGGTCATGTTTTTTCCCCGACGGCCGTGCCCTATCGTGCGAACATCTACGCGCTCAAGTCAGTAGGTGTGACGCACGTCATTGCAAGCGGGGCAACAGGGAGCCTGCGCGAGGAGATTCGCCCGCGCGATCTGGTCGTCGTCGACCAGGCCATTGATCGCACGAGCCGCCGGGCGTCGACGTATTTCGATGAACCGGGCCTCGTGGCGCACGTCGATTTTTCCGAACCGTTTTGCCCGCGGCTTCGGAAGGCCATTCTTGAATCAGCCAGCGACGCAGATGTCACGGTGCACGACGGCGGCACCTACGTTTGCATGGAGGGGCCGGCCTTCTCGACCGTAGCCGAAAGCCGGATGCACCGGTCGTGGGGCGGCGACCTCATCGGCATGACGTGCATGCCGGAAGCGAAGCTCGCGCGGGAGGCGGAGATGTGCTACGCCCTGATCGCGTTGCCAACCGACTACGACTGTTGGCGGCCGCACGATCCGAATGTCAGCAAGACGGCGTTGATCCAGGAGATATTACACAACGTTGAAGAGGCCACGGCACGATGCATCGCGCTGATCCGATCCGCGCTGGGTGGGATGGCGCATCGCAACGTGCCGCCGTGCGAATGCCACAACGCGCTGGAGTCATCCATCTGGACCCACCGCGAGAGCGTCACCAAAGCCACGCGCGATCGTTTGGGAATTCTCATCAGCAAGTACATCAAGTAA
- the moaE gene encoding Molybdopterin synthase catalytic subunit, which yields MATVTVRFFGPARSLTDKDADSIELAVGDTVGSLAGKLAVKFPRLGQAVGLRLAVNRQYVAMDHLLQDGDEIAVIPPVSGGAPIEPVRLIHGPLDIAAILPEQTPHGAGAACQFVGTVRPENGDGKTLEALDYSAYEEMALEQMRAVRQRAIAKFDLIDAVIVHRLGRVDLGEASILVATWSGHRAESFESCRWIVDAVKVDVPIWKKDIWADGSTSWVEPQA from the coding sequence ATGGCAACCGTTACCGTTCGATTCTTCGGACCAGCTCGCTCTCTGACCGACAAAGACGCTGACTCCATCGAACTGGCGGTCGGAGACACCGTGGGCTCGCTCGCCGGCAAGCTCGCGGTCAAGTTCCCTCGTCTCGGGCAGGCGGTTGGGCTGCGCCTCGCGGTGAATCGTCAATATGTTGCAATGGACCATCTCCTGCAGGACGGCGATGAGATCGCTGTGATTCCGCCCGTTTCAGGGGGCGCGCCGATTGAACCAGTGAGACTGATTCACGGCCCGCTGGACATCGCGGCGATCCTTCCGGAGCAAACGCCGCATGGCGCCGGCGCGGCCTGCCAGTTCGTCGGTACCGTGCGGCCAGAAAACGGCGATGGGAAAACGCTCGAAGCGCTTGACTATTCTGCCTACGAAGAAATGGCCCTCGAACAGATGAGAGCCGTTCGCCAGCGTGCGATAGCGAAGTTCGACCTGATCGACGCGGTGATTGTTCACCGGCTTGGTCGCGTCGATCTTGGTGAAGCATCAATCCTTGTGGCGACATGGTCGGGGCATCGCGCCGAGTCCTTCGAGAGCTGCCGCTGGATTGTCGATGCGGTGAAAGTGGATGTTCCCATCTGGAAAAAGGACATCTGGGCCGACGGGTCGACCTCGTGGGTGGAGCCGCAGGCATGA
- the nadA gene encoding Quinolinate synthase A codes for MLYQPPLAPRYATYSQEELRRRIAERKAELGRRLVILGHHYQQDDVIEFADFTGDSFKLSQLAAAQKDAEFVIFCGVHFMAESADILTDERVKVILPDLSAGCSMADMAGIEQVEDAWDWLATATDATIVPITYVNSSAAVKGFVGGHGGACCTSSNARAVLEWALAGASSARPDSRRKVIFLPDQHLGRNTAFDMGWPLESMVVYDPKQPQGGLTAEQVRSATFLLWKGHCSVHQLFTAKQVDDIRAADSAYQVIVHPECDWSVVQKADLAGSTEFILKTIDAAPAGSKWAVGTEVHLVHRLAKKYEGVKTVRLLAGIQCLCTTMYRIDLKHLLFALDELAAGRVTNQIRVDAETRTLARLALDRMLSLIGTGNAKAAATVVD; via the coding sequence ATGCTCTATCAACCCCCGCTGGCACCGAGATACGCAACCTATTCGCAGGAGGAGCTGCGCAGGCGGATCGCAGAGCGCAAGGCGGAACTAGGCCGTCGGCTCGTCATCCTCGGGCATCATTATCAGCAGGACGACGTCATTGAGTTCGCCGATTTCACCGGGGACAGTTTCAAGCTCTCACAACTGGCGGCCGCGCAGAAGGATGCGGAGTTTGTCATCTTTTGTGGCGTGCACTTCATGGCCGAGTCGGCCGACATCCTGACCGACGAGCGCGTGAAGGTGATCCTGCCCGATCTTTCCGCCGGATGCAGCATGGCGGACATGGCAGGTATTGAACAGGTCGAAGACGCATGGGACTGGCTCGCCACCGCGACCGACGCGACGATCGTCCCGATCACCTACGTAAACTCGTCCGCAGCCGTGAAGGGCTTTGTGGGCGGCCATGGGGGAGCCTGTTGCACGAGTTCGAACGCGCGCGCCGTGCTCGAATGGGCGCTGGCCGGCGCGTCGTCCGCCAGGCCCGATTCGCGCCGCAAGGTGATCTTTCTGCCCGATCAGCATCTTGGCCGCAACACTGCCTTCGACATGGGCTGGCCGCTGGAGAGCATGGTCGTGTATGACCCGAAGCAGCCGCAGGGGGGGCTGACGGCGGAGCAGGTGCGCTCGGCGACTTTTCTGCTTTGGAAGGGCCATTGCAGCGTGCATCAGTTGTTCACTGCGAAACAGGTGGACGACATTCGCGCGGCGGACTCGGCGTATCAGGTCATCGTGCATCCCGAGTGCGACTGGTCGGTGGTGCAGAAGGCCGACCTCGCAGGCAGCACGGAGTTTATCTTGAAGACAATTGACGCAGCGCCGGCGGGGAGCAAATGGGCCGTGGGCACGGAAGTGCATCTCGTGCACCGGCTGGCGAAGAAATACGAAGGTGTGAAGACGGTGCGGCTGCTGGCGGGGATTCAGTGCCTGTGCACCACGATGTACCGGATTGATCTGAAGCATCTGCTGTTCGCGCTGGACGAGCTGGCGGCCGGGCGCGTGACCAATCAGATTCGCGTCGATGCTGAGACGCGGACGCTGGCGCGGCTGGCGCTGGATCGAATGCTGTCGCTAATCGGGACGGGGAATGCGAAGGCGGCGGCGACGGTGGTTGATTAG
- the pgpA gene encoding Phosphatidylglycerophosphatase A, producing MGESLPSPSSRDATHAPGHSPPRTTAQRVLLFVGSLAYVGFVPIASGTVAVAVVGIPLYLLLVGVLKLAWAPYVGFVGVFTLVSIWVAGATDRILNEQDSKRNVIDELPGYLIGLVGLPVTWQLIVAAFFLERAIDIAKVWPANWIERHVPGGWGVVLDDVVAGLYTLAILHAGARWAPGWLGLA from the coding sequence ATGGGCGAATCACTCCCTTCACCGTCCAGCCGTGACGCGACACACGCGCCAGGTCATTCCCCTCCGCGAACGACCGCGCAGCGCGTGCTGCTCTTTGTCGGATCCCTGGCATACGTTGGATTCGTACCGATCGCATCGGGCACCGTTGCCGTCGCCGTGGTGGGGATTCCGCTCTACCTGCTGCTGGTTGGCGTACTGAAACTGGCGTGGGCGCCGTATGTGGGTTTCGTGGGGGTGTTCACGCTCGTTTCCATCTGGGTCGCCGGCGCGACGGACCGCATCCTGAACGAACAGGACAGCAAGCGAAACGTGATTGATGAATTGCCCGGTTACCTGATCGGGCTGGTGGGGTTGCCGGTGACGTGGCAGCTCATCGTGGCGGCGTTTTTTCTCGAACGAGCAATCGACATTGCGAAGGTCTGGCCGGCGAACTGGATCGAGCGGCACGTCCCCGGCGGCTGGGGCGTGGTGCTGGATGACGTGGTGGCGGGGCTGTACACGCTGGCGATTCTGCACGCGGGAGCGCGGTGGGCGCCGGGCTGGCTGGGCCTGGCATGA
- a CDS encoding homoserine kinase yields MAHPRETFNSQELAVVLSNYDLGIVLNVTDFPRGSHAAPKAVVHTDRGRYLLKRRPRAEKDLFRVAFSHELQAYLASKNFPLPHLIGTRKDNVSMLKVGESIYEVFEFIEGGPYDGQHGSTYEAGKILGLYHKLVHEFESQYEPPRGHYHDAKTVYDAFSRVEEIVMKSPSAKGRGLEVTRTILELSQAYASAAQFVNDLGLNQWELQIVHSDWHPGNMIFRDGHVVAVIDYDAARIRPRVTDVANGCLQFSLITGGRDLTTWVERADDERARRFLAGYDEINVLSQAELKATPYLMQEALIAQAIPPILKTGTFAGLDAFAFLAVMLRKVRWLRAHADRIALDPSAA; encoded by the coding sequence ATGGCGCATCCACGCGAGACGTTCAATTCGCAGGAATTGGCCGTCGTGCTAAGTAATTACGATCTGGGCATCGTGCTGAACGTGACGGACTTTCCGCGCGGTTCGCATGCGGCCCCCAAGGCCGTGGTTCACACCGATCGCGGGCGATACCTGCTCAAGCGCCGGCCGCGAGCCGAGAAAGACCTGTTCCGCGTCGCTTTCTCGCATGAGTTGCAGGCCTACCTGGCGAGCAAGAACTTTCCCCTGCCGCACCTGATCGGCACGCGCAAAGACAACGTGTCGATGCTCAAGGTCGGCGAGTCCATTTACGAGGTGTTCGAATTCATCGAAGGCGGCCCGTACGACGGGCAGCATGGCTCGACGTACGAAGCGGGCAAGATCCTCGGCCTCTATCACAAATTGGTGCACGAATTCGAATCGCAATACGAGCCGCCGCGCGGTCACTATCACGATGCGAAGACGGTCTACGACGCGTTCAGCCGAGTCGAGGAGATCGTGATGAAGTCGCCCTCGGCGAAGGGCCGCGGGCTGGAGGTCACGCGCACGATCCTGGAATTGAGTCAGGCTTATGCTTCGGCCGCGCAGTTCGTGAATGACCTGGGTTTGAATCAGTGGGAATTGCAGATTGTTCACTCCGACTGGCATCCAGGGAACATGATTTTTCGCGATGGGCATGTCGTCGCCGTGATTGACTACGACGCGGCGCGGATTCGACCGCGCGTCACGGACGTTGCCAATGGCTGCCTGCAATTCTCACTCATTACCGGCGGCCGGGACCTGACGACTTGGGTGGAGCGTGCGGACGACGAGCGTGCACGGCGATTTCTTGCGGGGTACGACGAAATCAACGTCCTTTCACAGGCCGAATTGAAAGCCACGCCCTATCTCATGCAGGAAGCCCTGATTGCGCAGGCGATCCCGCCGATCTTGAAGACCGGGACGTTTGCCGGGCTGGATGCCTTTGCATTCCTCGCCGTGATGTTGCGCAAGGTGCGATGGCTTCGCGCCCATGCGGATCGAATCGCGCTCGATCCATCCGCGGCTTAG